The Diadema setosum chromosome 4, eeDiaSeto1, whole genome shotgun sequence genome window below encodes:
- the LOC140227444 gene encoding uncharacterized protein, producing MWQLQVYEVAVSRVERMQQKMNSYYRKWLGVPRMLTDRAFFCRSGRLQLPMTSVVEEFKAGKVRLVMMMRESKDQVIAGVRPPIRTGRKWRAEEAADEAVAMAKWKEMQGAVQVGRKGVGFHQGVRWYSKQGRKGRRELVVEAVKEKEEEYRFAKAVQQGVQGAWTRWEGVEQRKVSWNDLWSMSSGAVRFMISSTFDVLPSPVNLRRWGIVEDGGCRVCNRAKGSLEHILSACGGLLQAYTWRHNQVLKEMAEVARVAVEARKKNGPPRVRGIRFVKEGVRCSVRKKGQRDDGGGILAAGDDWEVRVDEGNRTVPEEVVVTALRPDMVLVARSVHRLAMVELTVPWETRMDEARERKLDRYAELREECEKRGWRAEVHTVEVGCRGYAGRSSPTLSSTTSRGCAVFTPDDMDCERSRRKASSTSLE from the coding sequence ATGTGGCAACTGCAGGTGTACGAGGTGGCAGTGTCCAGGGTTGAGAGGATGCAGCAGAAGATGAACTCGTACTACCGGAAGTGGTTAGGCGTTCCAAGAATGCTTACAGATCGGGCATTCTTTTGCAGATCAGGCAGGTTGCAATTGCCTATGACGTCAGTGGTGGAGGAGTTTAAAGCTGGCAAGGTTAggctagtgatgatgatgagggagTCAAAGGACCAGGTAATAGCAGGAGTTAGGCCACCGATCCGCACAGGGAGGAAGTGGAGGGCGGAGGAGGCTGCGGACGAGGCAGTGGCAATGGCAAAGTGGAAGGAGATGCAGGGTGCGGTTCAGGTGGGTCGGAAAGGGGTCGGGTTCCATCAGGGTGTTAGATGGTACAGCAAGCAAGGCAGGAAGGGTAGGAGGGAGTTGGTGGTGGAGGCGGttaaggagaaggaggaggagtaCCGCTTTGCCAAGGCTGTACAGCAGGGAGTGCAGGGAGCATGGACCCGATGGGAAGGGGTGGAGCAGAGGAAGGTGTCATGGAATGACCTTTGGTCAATGTCCTCTGGAGCTGTGCGCTTCATGATCAGTTCCACCTTTGATGTTTTGCCGTCTCCAGTAAATCTTCGGAGATGGGGCATTGTGGAGGATGGTGGATGCAGGGTCTGCAACAGGGCGAAGGGCTCACTAGAGCACATTTTGTCAGCATGTGGAGGTCTATTACAGGCCTATACATGGAGGCATAACCAAGTGCTGAAGGAGATGGCGGAGGTGGCGAGGGTGGCAGTGGAGGCAAGGAAGAAGAATGGGCCTCCTAGGGTGAGGGGAATCCGGTTTGTGAAGGAGGGTGTGAGATGCAGTGTGAGAAAGAAGGGTCAGAGGGATGATGGTGGGGGAATCTTAGCAGCGGGGGATGATTGGGAGGTGCGGGTGGATGAGGGAAACCGTACAGTGCCAGAGGAGGTGGTAGTAACTGCCCTTCGGCCGGACATGGTGCTGGTAGCTAGGTCTGTGCACAGGTTAGCAATGGTGGAGCTGACTGTGCCATGGGAGACAAGGATGGATGAGGCAAGGGAAAGAAAGTTGGATAGGTATGCTGAGTTGAGGGAGGAGTGTGAGAAAAGGGGGTGGAGAGCGGAGGTGCATACTGTAGAGGTGGGGTGCAGGGGATATGCTGGTCGATCG